The Gordonia sp. KTR9 genome contains a region encoding:
- a CDS encoding prolyl oligopeptidase family serine peptidase, with translation MTEHGDDGTATTDTDPHLWLEEVTGDDALSWVRAHNEPTVAALTSSERFRELEAATLAALDTDDRIPYARRRGEYLYNFWRDATNPRGLWRRTTYDSYVTDAPDWDVLIDVDELARDEDENWVWAGATVLRPEYERALISLSRGGADASVVREFDIPSRTWVADGFVLPENKSDVGWIDRDSVYVGTDFGEQPDGHGSLTDSGYPRVVKRWTRGTPLSEAVTVFTGETSDVSVRAVYDSTPGFERHFIGRATDFFNSLDYELRDGEPELLDVPTDAHAGVRMNWLLVLSRSDWEVGGTTHPPGTLLAFDYESYRSGNRDATVLFAPDAHTSLVDYAYTRSHLIIVKLHDVHTRVEVRELGTWQVIDMPGLPDLATVSVLDTDPDESDEVFWSATSFTEPPSLLHGYSGHAPEVIKHSPAFFDSDSVTAEQHFATSDDGTQIPYFVVRRRDVSHGPTLLYGYGGFENALTPSYLAIAGQSWVERGGIYVIANIRGGGEYGPSWHTQAQKAGRHKVYEDFAAVARALVDTGLTTPAQLGAQGGSNGGLLMGVMLTRYPELFGALVCQVPLIDMKRYHLLLAGASWMAEYGDPDDPEQWEFMKPFSPYQNIDAETTYPPILVTTSTRDDRVHPGHARKLVARLEETGHDVQYYENIEGGHGGAADNKQAAFKSALAYEFLWRTLGIS, from the coding sequence ATGACCGAGCACGGCGACGACGGCACCGCGACCACCGACACCGATCCGCACCTGTGGCTGGAAGAGGTCACCGGCGACGATGCGTTGTCGTGGGTACGCGCCCACAACGAACCCACGGTGGCGGCGTTGACGTCATCGGAGCGCTTCCGCGAGCTGGAGGCCGCGACGCTGGCCGCGCTCGACACCGACGACCGCATTCCCTACGCGCGGCGTCGCGGTGAGTATCTCTACAACTTCTGGCGCGACGCGACCAACCCGCGCGGACTCTGGCGTCGCACGACGTACGACTCCTACGTCACCGACGCCCCTGACTGGGATGTCCTCATCGACGTCGACGAACTGGCACGGGACGAGGACGAGAACTGGGTGTGGGCCGGTGCCACCGTGCTGCGGCCCGAGTACGAGCGGGCGCTGATCTCCCTGTCGCGCGGTGGCGCCGACGCCTCCGTGGTCCGCGAGTTCGACATCCCGTCGCGCACCTGGGTGGCCGACGGCTTCGTGCTGCCGGAGAACAAGTCCGACGTGGGGTGGATCGACCGCGACTCCGTCTACGTGGGAACGGATTTCGGCGAGCAACCCGACGGGCACGGCTCGCTGACCGACTCCGGCTATCCGCGCGTGGTCAAGCGGTGGACGCGGGGGACCCCGCTGTCGGAGGCCGTCACGGTCTTCACCGGTGAGACCTCCGACGTGTCGGTGCGCGCGGTCTACGACAGCACACCGGGATTCGAGCGCCACTTCATCGGGCGCGCCACGGACTTCTTCAACTCGCTGGACTACGAACTGCGCGACGGCGAGCCCGAGTTGCTCGACGTCCCCACCGATGCCCACGCCGGGGTCCGGATGAACTGGCTGCTGGTGCTGTCGCGGTCGGACTGGGAGGTCGGCGGCACCACTCACCCACCGGGCACGCTGCTGGCCTTCGACTACGAGTCGTACCGGTCGGGCAACCGCGACGCGACCGTGCTGTTCGCACCCGACGCGCACACGAGTCTCGTCGACTACGCCTACACGCGTTCACATCTCATCATCGTGAAACTCCACGACGTGCACACCAGGGTCGAGGTGCGCGAACTCGGGACGTGGCAGGTCATCGACATGCCGGGACTACCCGACCTCGCCACGGTCTCGGTGCTCGACACCGATCCCGACGAGAGCGACGAGGTGTTCTGGTCGGCGACGTCGTTCACCGAACCGCCGAGCCTGCTGCACGGTTACAGCGGGCACGCCCCGGAGGTGATCAAACACAGCCCCGCGTTCTTCGACTCCGACTCGGTGACCGCAGAGCAGCACTTCGCGACGTCCGACGACGGCACGCAGATCCCGTACTTCGTGGTGCGGCGCCGCGACGTCTCCCATGGCCCGACGCTCCTGTACGGCTACGGCGGATTCGAGAACGCGCTCACCCCGAGCTACCTCGCCATCGCCGGACAGAGCTGGGTCGAACGCGGCGGCATCTACGTGATCGCCAACATCCGTGGCGGCGGCGAGTACGGACCGTCGTGGCACACCCAGGCCCAGAAGGCGGGCCGGCACAAGGTCTATGAGGATTTCGCCGCCGTGGCACGCGCCCTCGTGGACACCGGTCTCACCACCCCGGCACAGCTCGGCGCCCAGGGCGGATCGAACGGCGGGTTGCTCATGGGCGTGATGCTGACCCGGTACCCCGAGTTGTTCGGCGCCCTGGTGTGCCAGGTGCCGCTCATCGACATGAAGCGTTACCACCTCCTGCTGGCCGGGGCATCGTGGATGGCCGAGTACGGCGACCCCGACGATCCCGAACAGTGGGAGTTCATGAAGCCGTTCTCGCCGTATCAGAACATCGACGCCGAGACGACATACCCACCGATCCTGGTGACCACCTCGACCCGCGACGACCGGGTCCACCCCGGTCATGCGCGCAAACTCGTTGCCCGCCTGGAGGAAACAGGCCACGACGTGCAGTACTACGAGAACATCGAGGGCGGTCACGGCGGCGCGGCGGACAACAAGCAGGCCGCGTTCAAGTCCGCGCTCGCCTACGAATTCCTCTGGCGGACCCTCGGGATCTCGTAG
- a CDS encoding serine hydrolase, whose product MATCSAVAVIALVAACDSGSSGTGSSPSGSSLANPNSVAAEPLPADAVDKAVGQLDDLVASIMESTKIPGVAVAVVSGGETKYAKGFGVKDISTGDAVDPNTVFQLASVSKSVGSTVVAAAVTDKTVTWEMPIVESLPWFALSEPYVTRTVTVGDMYSHRSGLPDHAGDKLEDMGYSREEILQRMRFMPLDPFRISYAYTNFGVTTGGEAVAVKAGTDWATLSQDLIYGPLGMTSTSSRFVDFERRADRAVGHIKEDEKWVKTPIPREPDAQSPAGGVSSSVNDMAIWLKMVLAQGKHNGQEVVAPDALLPAVSPQVVSNPPQTPDSRAGSYGYGFNVGVTEDARTQFNHAGAFASGAGTVFSVLPSADTAIVVLSNAAPVGAVDAIAAEFMDLVQFGEIRNDWRDLYAKAYAPLSVPEGELVGKEPPSNPAPPQPLPSYVGAYANPVYGPAEVVERDGKLVLEMGPGGVRKHELSHWDGNTFTFTLLNENAEPGSISQVRFDGPRMTIEYYDDEESNGEFIRR is encoded by the coding sequence ATGGCCACGTGCTCCGCTGTCGCGGTCATCGCGCTCGTCGCAGCCTGTGACAGCGGGTCGTCGGGGACCGGTTCGTCACCGTCTGGGTCGTCCCTGGCCAATCCGAATTCCGTCGCCGCCGAACCGCTGCCGGCCGACGCGGTCGACAAGGCGGTCGGTCAGCTCGACGACCTGGTCGCGTCGATCATGGAGTCGACGAAGATCCCCGGGGTTGCCGTGGCCGTCGTGTCGGGAGGGGAGACCAAGTACGCCAAGGGGTTCGGCGTCAAGGACATCTCCACCGGTGACGCGGTCGACCCGAACACCGTCTTCCAGCTCGCGTCGGTGTCCAAGTCGGTCGGGTCGACGGTGGTCGCGGCCGCCGTCACCGACAAGACGGTGACCTGGGAGATGCCGATCGTGGAATCATTGCCGTGGTTCGCTCTCTCCGAGCCGTATGTCACCCGCACGGTGACCGTCGGGGACATGTACTCCCACCGGTCGGGTCTTCCCGACCACGCCGGCGACAAACTCGAGGACATGGGCTACTCGCGCGAGGAGATCCTGCAGCGGATGCGCTTCATGCCCCTCGATCCGTTCCGGATCAGTTACGCCTACACCAACTTCGGGGTGACGACAGGTGGCGAGGCCGTGGCGGTGAAAGCCGGGACGGACTGGGCGACACTGTCTCAGGACCTCATCTACGGACCGCTGGGCATGACCAGCACCAGCTCGCGGTTCGTCGACTTCGAACGCCGGGCGGACCGCGCGGTCGGACACATCAAGGAAGACGAGAAGTGGGTCAAGACCCCGATCCCGCGCGAACCCGACGCGCAGTCACCGGCGGGCGGCGTGAGTTCGTCGGTCAACGACATGGCGATCTGGTTGAAGATGGTGCTGGCCCAGGGCAAGCACAACGGCCAGGAGGTCGTGGCGCCCGACGCCCTGCTCCCCGCGGTCTCGCCGCAGGTGGTGTCCAATCCACCGCAGACGCCCGACTCCCGCGCCGGGTCGTATGGCTACGGCTTCAACGTCGGGGTCACCGAGGACGCGCGGACGCAGTTCAACCACGCCGGCGCCTTCGCCTCCGGCGCCGGAACGGTGTTCTCGGTCCTGCCCTCGGCCGACACCGCGATCGTCGTGCTCTCCAACGCCGCGCCCGTCGGTGCGGTGGATGCGATCGCCGCCGAGTTCATGGACCTCGTCCAGTTCGGTGAGATCCGCAACGACTGGCGGGATCTCTACGCCAAGGCGTATGCACCGCTGAGCGTCCCGGAGGGTGAACTCGTCGGCAAAGAACCGCCGTCGAATCCCGCACCGCCGCAACCGCTGCCGTCGTACGTGGGTGCCTACGCCAACCCCGTGTACGGGCCGGCGGAGGTCGTCGAACGCGACGGGAAGCTCGTCCTGGAGATGGGTCCGGGCGGGGTCCGCAAACACGAGCTCTCCCACTGGGACGGCAACACTTTCACCTTCACCCTGCTCAACGAGAACGCCGAGCCGGGCTCGATCTCGCAGGTGAGGTTCGACGGGCCACGGATGACGATCGAGTACTACGACGACGAGGAGAGCAACGGCGAGTTCATCCGCCGGTGA
- a CDS encoding Ig-like domain repeat protein → MEPFVGNDYRKRVLAAVERRGGPGESDSFELYDIPVGEAERLDDDAVAARLDEVWAFWQKQRDHPKYRILVARLVAEHDERSAPLRHKTGRIAEARAVTTRRELRDQQRFELLDNAIARLNERYGGIPRSKRAGLEEIGAMGGLDPAETATRLRRHRIVDDVPAPPAAPVPPRVTLSAQQRAQIGDLLAEFDRLHDGDPTPTLLTLLHLDTDAVADRGVIESRAVALNERARELAAGRFRAVLDELLVHVHDVLLADPALAREYRQSVIDEVTDHLRPRVRAAVLVEDELGTQDHEYLLDEARTRGLGARDARTVIAALAAEFGAPTPPGEPLPPPAEPLPPPAEPLPPPAEPVEVEVPAPRKRLWENDLRAARAALRDGLPVRARSAIADARASAGDDDEALRQIAAVADEVERVIIRAVTDSRRAGDLADEKRHVAALELLESVLGVARDIDLLPDVDGRLDERLEQSRDVVTRAAAAARTASAGDPAGLAAVAELRRQIVDHDELNSAAAEVTVEPPRNVRSVADGGAITVTWEPSATGSVTYRVVRIGFDGSTRTLGRTTATELSDGSAPDPVPPVYEVTAVYAGHRSAPARTDSVSAPSAGSATAAPERPTTPRPDDPPPVTAVRVEGDTVRFDWPVGVTEAMVVIRPDAAPDHPADPAAIASKVTNTRYQIDDGFPLPPDFPRPCHVAVASCRRSPQGKLVVASAFGPSARAHAPATGAAG, encoded by the coding sequence ATGGAGCCGTTCGTCGGCAACGACTACCGCAAACGCGTGCTCGCCGCGGTCGAGCGACGCGGCGGCCCAGGCGAATCCGATTCGTTCGAACTGTATGACATCCCGGTCGGGGAGGCCGAGCGACTCGACGACGATGCCGTGGCCGCGCGCCTCGACGAGGTCTGGGCGTTCTGGCAGAAGCAACGCGACCACCCGAAGTACCGCATCCTGGTGGCACGACTGGTCGCCGAACACGACGAGCGGTCGGCGCCGTTGCGGCACAAGACCGGCCGGATCGCCGAGGCGCGCGCGGTGACCACCCGGCGCGAACTACGAGATCAGCAGAGGTTCGAACTCCTCGACAACGCGATCGCGCGACTCAACGAACGCTACGGCGGCATACCGAGATCCAAGCGCGCCGGGCTCGAGGAGATCGGCGCGATGGGTGGCCTCGACCCGGCGGAGACGGCCACCCGGCTGCGGCGCCACCGCATCGTCGACGATGTGCCCGCCCCACCCGCCGCGCCGGTGCCGCCGCGGGTGACGTTGTCGGCACAGCAACGCGCCCAGATCGGCGACCTGCTCGCCGAGTTCGACCGGCTGCACGACGGCGACCCCACCCCGACCCTGCTGACCCTGTTGCACCTCGACACCGACGCCGTCGCCGACCGCGGTGTCATCGAGTCGCGGGCCGTCGCACTCAACGAGCGCGCCCGCGAACTCGCGGCCGGCCGGTTCCGCGCGGTCCTCGACGAGCTCCTGGTTCACGTGCACGACGTCCTGCTCGCCGATCCCGCCCTGGCACGGGAGTATCGGCAGTCGGTGATCGACGAGGTGACCGACCATCTCCGGCCACGGGTCCGGGCCGCGGTCCTGGTCGAGGACGAACTCGGGACACAGGACCACGAGTACCTGCTCGACGAGGCGCGCACCCGCGGGCTGGGCGCACGGGACGCGCGCACGGTGATCGCCGCACTCGCCGCCGAATTCGGCGCGCCTACTCCCCCGGGCGAGCCCCTTCCACCGCCGGCCGAGCCCCTCCCGCCGCCGGCCGAGCCCCTTCCGCCGCCGGCCGAGCCTGTCGAGGTCGAGGTCCCCGCCCCGCGCAAGAGGCTGTGGGAGAACGATCTTCGAGCCGCCCGAGCCGCGTTGCGCGACGGCCTGCCCGTGCGGGCGCGTTCGGCGATCGCGGACGCCCGGGCCTCGGCCGGCGACGACGACGAGGCCTTGCGGCAGATCGCCGCGGTCGCAGACGAGGTCGAGCGGGTCATCATCCGGGCGGTGACGGACTCGCGGCGGGCGGGAGACCTCGCGGACGAGAAGCGACATGTCGCGGCACTCGAACTGCTCGAGAGCGTGTTGGGGGTGGCCCGGGACATCGACCTGCTTCCCGACGTGGACGGCCGACTCGACGAACGGCTGGAGCAGTCACGCGACGTCGTCACCCGGGCCGCCGCGGCTGCTCGAACGGCGTCGGCGGGAGACCCGGCCGGCCTGGCCGCCGTCGCCGAGCTGCGGCGTCAGATCGTGGATCACGACGAGCTCAACTCGGCGGCGGCCGAGGTGACCGTGGAGCCGCCGCGCAACGTCCGGTCGGTTGCCGACGGGGGCGCGATCACCGTCACCTGGGAGCCGTCGGCGACGGGCTCGGTGACGTACCGGGTCGTGCGGATCGGATTCGACGGCTCGACCCGGACGCTGGGTCGGACCACGGCGACCGAGCTGTCCGACGGCAGTGCACCCGACCCGGTCCCGCCGGTCTACGAGGTCACCGCCGTGTACGCCGGGCACCGGTCCGCCCCCGCCCGTACCGACTCCGTGTCCGCCCCGTCTGCCGGTTCGGCGACCGCGGCCCCCGAGCGACCCACCACCCCGCGCCCCGACGACCCGCCGCCGGTGACCGCCGTCCGCGTCGAAGGCGACACCGTGCGCTTCGACTGGCCGGTCGGAGTCACCGAGGCGATGGTCGTCATTCGGCCGGATGCCGCTCCGGATCACCCCGCGGACCCGGCGGCCATCGCGTCGAAGGTGACCAACACCCGGTATCAGATCGACGACGGTTTCCCGCTCCCGCCGGACTTTCCACGTCCCTGCCATGTCGCGGTGGCCAGCTGCCGTCGGAGCCCGCAGGGAAAGCTCGTTGTCGCGTCCGCGTTCGGTCCGTCCGCGCGAGCTCATGCGCCGGCGACGGGCGCCGCCGGATGA
- the grpE gene encoding nucleotide exchange factor GrpE — translation MTSPEGPAPDRTAGLEQLREQLSDLALVVARQTRTIERLVDAAKSPPATAAADVPLLVDLFALYTDAATCAVSASEADRPAFELLRAGLERLIVGRGGAVVAPPPGADFDARTMEAVDVRPVTDTAADRTVAEVLRPGLVAGERSVRPAAVVVSRIS, via the coding sequence ATGACGTCTCCGGAGGGCCCTGCACCCGACCGAACCGCTGGGCTTGAGCAGTTGCGCGAGCAGCTGTCCGACCTCGCGCTGGTGGTCGCGCGGCAGACCAGGACGATCGAACGACTCGTCGACGCCGCCAAATCGCCGCCGGCGACGGCCGCGGCAGACGTTCCGCTCCTGGTCGATCTGTTCGCGCTGTACACCGACGCCGCGACGTGCGCGGTCTCGGCGTCGGAGGCGGACCGGCCCGCGTTCGAGCTGCTGCGCGCAGGCCTGGAACGGCTCATCGTCGGCCGCGGCGGTGCCGTCGTCGCACCGCCACCCGGCGCCGACTTCGATGCCCGCACCATGGAGGCGGTCGACGTCCGCCCGGTGACCGACACCGCCGCGGACCGCACGGTTGCCGAGGTGCTCCGCCCGGGACTGGTCGCGGGCGAGCGGTCGGTGCGCCCCGCGGCGGTCGTGGTCTCGCGGATCTCGTAG
- a CDS encoding oxidoreductase, whose product MDSPTTGPFSPARLGPLHLRNRLIKCATFEGMTPDALVTDELIEFHREVAAGGVAMSTVAYCAASPEGRTDRHQIWMRPEAVPGLRRLTDAIHAEGALAAAQLGHAGAVANSASNRAPALGPSRIPAPMGMSLTRAVSVDDIADLREKFRRAARLAVDSGFDGLEIHCGHNYLISSFLSPLLNRRRDAYGGSLVNRARVAREVVESVRDEVGDEAAIWVKLNTFDGVGRVDLERSPAARARSRAKRSGFNVDEACQVAQLLESDGHLDAIEPTAGSSLLNPMYLFHGEAPRKEFADAFSGAMKYGLKVFAPVFLKHYRYHDAYLLPLARELRKAVDLPLILLGGVTDRASMDLALAEGFDFMAMGRALLREPDLPLRLADDPSTTSKCVHCNLCMPTIYSHTRCPIRTGEVPDPVTAGSQGVSPRR is encoded by the coding sequence GTGGACAGCCCCACCACCGGACCGTTCAGCCCCGCCCGGCTCGGCCCGCTGCACCTGCGCAACCGTTTGATCAAATGCGCGACCTTCGAGGGGATGACGCCCGACGCCCTGGTCACCGACGAGCTCATCGAGTTCCACCGCGAGGTAGCGGCCGGCGGCGTCGCCATGAGCACCGTCGCGTATTGCGCGGCCTCACCCGAGGGCCGCACCGACCGCCACCAGATCTGGATGCGGCCGGAGGCGGTTCCCGGATTGCGGCGGCTCACCGACGCCATCCACGCCGAGGGGGCTCTCGCTGCCGCACAACTGGGGCACGCAGGCGCGGTCGCGAACTCGGCGTCGAACCGGGCTCCAGCCCTCGGACCGTCACGGATACCCGCGCCGATGGGGATGTCGTTGACCCGCGCGGTCAGTGTCGACGACATCGCCGACCTGCGGGAGAAGTTCCGTCGTGCCGCGCGACTCGCGGTGGACTCCGGTTTTGACGGGCTCGAGATCCACTGCGGCCACAACTATCTCATCTCCAGCTTTCTGTCTCCCCTGCTGAACCGGCGTCGCGACGCCTACGGCGGGAGCCTCGTCAACCGTGCGCGTGTCGCGCGCGAGGTGGTCGAGAGCGTGCGCGACGAGGTCGGGGACGAGGCCGCGATCTGGGTGAAACTGAACACCTTCGACGGCGTCGGCCGCGTCGACCTCGAACGCTCACCCGCGGCTCGGGCACGCAGCCGGGCCAAGCGCAGTGGCTTCAACGTCGACGAGGCGTGCCAGGTGGCGCAGCTCCTGGAGTCCGACGGTCACCTCGACGCCATCGAACCCACCGCGGGGAGTTCACTTCTCAACCCGATGTACCTGTTCCACGGCGAGGCGCCGCGCAAGGAGTTCGCCGATGCGTTCTCCGGTGCGATGAAGTACGGACTCAAGGTCTTCGCCCCGGTCTTCCTGAAGCACTACCGCTATCACGACGCCTATCTGCTGCCCCTCGCACGCGAACTCCGCAAGGCCGTCGACCTGCCGCTCATCCTCCTGGGCGGCGTCACCGACCGGGCGTCGATGGATCTCGCCCTCGCCGAGGGCTTCGACTTCATGGCCATGGGCCGCGCGCTGTTGCGTGAGCCCGACCTTCCCTTACGCCTGGCCGACGACCCGTCGACGACGTCGAAGTGTGTCCACTGCAACCTCTGCATGCCGACGATCTACTCGCACACCCGATGCCCGATCCGAACGGGTGAGGTCCCCGACCCGGTGACTGCCGGCAGCCAGGGCGTGTCTCCCCGCCGCTGA
- a CDS encoding Hsp70 family protein: MGVIGIDLGTTNSAMAKIDADGRPEVIVGLTGAPTTPSTVLLTSPTDHVVGEGARRQARLDPENVCSLVKRRMGDAQWRFVAHGQTWSAPAISALILKSLISDAAFAGERVDRAVITVPAYFGDEERRATIQAGTYAGLEVAGVLSEPIAAALSYGFSRITDPLAKSTPDETVLVYDLGGGTFDATVIELADRRITVLAVDGDHQLGGADWDERLALHLSRTFCAQNPDAEDPLDNSAGSQALILAAERAKHELTESDSTSVIVAHDGARSVIPLTRSELEELTRPLLARTVELTRSCLAAAERRGVSAVDRVLLVGGSSRMPMVARELAAALGKTPELNDPDLAVARGAAIYGEKLEIERLVRADLATRGRLREDRGLDSVAPADLDESCTRVAHAFALPVSGVRRMLEVSVDTVVSRGFGVLAVNSHNGELEASWLVHRNQTLPIRVRRSFGTMRRDQSRIELVVLEQQGQAASPRPEDAKVLIEGAITDIPPGYDEGSEVSVTFEMAFDGVLHVTAFHVDARIPLTLSAKTGASLSKSEVERELEQVHRSRRRDQ; the protein is encoded by the coding sequence GTGGGCGTAATCGGGATCGACCTGGGAACCACCAACTCGGCGATGGCGAAGATCGATGCCGACGGTCGCCCCGAGGTGATCGTCGGCCTGACCGGGGCACCGACCACCCCGTCGACGGTCTTGCTCACCTCGCCCACCGACCACGTCGTCGGCGAAGGTGCGCGTCGGCAGGCCCGGCTCGACCCCGAGAACGTCTGCAGCCTGGTGAAGCGGCGGATGGGCGACGCCCAGTGGCGGTTCGTCGCGCACGGGCAGACCTGGTCGGCCCCGGCGATCTCGGCACTCATCCTCAAATCGCTGATCTCCGACGCCGCGTTCGCCGGTGAGCGGGTCGACCGCGCCGTGATCACCGTGCCGGCGTATTTCGGTGACGAAGAGCGGCGCGCGACGATCCAGGCCGGCACCTATGCGGGCCTCGAAGTCGCGGGGGTCTTGTCCGAACCCATCGCCGCGGCACTCTCCTATGGGTTCAGCCGGATCACCGATCCCCTCGCCAAGAGCACGCCCGACGAGACCGTCCTGGTCTACGACCTCGGCGGCGGCACCTTCGACGCGACGGTCATCGAACTCGCCGATCGCCGGATCACCGTGCTCGCCGTCGACGGTGATCATCAGCTCGGCGGTGCCGACTGGGACGAGCGGCTGGCGCTGCACCTCTCGCGCACGTTCTGCGCCCAGAATCCCGATGCCGAGGACCCGCTCGACAACTCCGCCGGGTCACAGGCCCTCATCCTTGCCGCGGAGCGGGCGAAACACGAACTGACCGAATCGGATTCGACGTCGGTGATCGTCGCTCACGACGGCGCCCGGTCGGTCATCCCGCTCACGCGGTCCGAGCTCGAGGAACTCACCCGCCCGCTGCTGGCCCGCACCGTCGAACTCACTCGGTCGTGCCTGGCCGCCGCCGAACGTCGAGGGGTGTCCGCCGTCGACCGGGTCCTGTTGGTCGGCGGTTCGTCGCGGATGCCGATGGTCGCGCGGGAGCTCGCCGCCGCATTGGGGAAGACCCCGGAGCTCAACGATCCCGATCTTGCCGTCGCCCGCGGAGCCGCGATCTACGGCGAGAAGCTCGAGATCGAACGACTCGTCCGCGCCGACCTCGCCACCCGCGGCCGTCTCCGCGAGGACCGCGGACTCGACAGCGTCGCCCCGGCAGATCTCGACGAGTCCTGCACGCGGGTCGCGCACGCGTTCGCACTGCCTGTCAGCGGTGTCCGCCGGATGCTCGAGGTCAGCGTGGACACGGTGGTGTCCCGCGGGTTCGGGGTGCTGGCAGTCAACAGCCACAACGGCGAGCTGGAGGCCAGCTGGCTGGTCCACCGCAACCAGACGCTGCCGATCAGGGTGCGCCGGTCGTTCGGGACCATGCGACGCGATCAGTCCCGCATCGAGCTGGTCGTGCTGGAACAGCAGGGGCAGGCGGCGTCCCCACGACCCGAGGACGCCAAGGTCCTCATCGAGGGCGCGATCACCGACATCCCGCCCGGTTACGACGAGGGCAGTGAGGTGTCGGTCACCTTCGAGATGGCGTTCGACGGCGTCTTGCACGTCACCGCATTCCACGTCGACGCCCGGATACCACTGACGCTGTCGGCCAAAACAGGTGCGTCGCTGTCGAAGTCGGAGGTCGAACGGGAACTCGAACAGGTGCACCGATCTCGACGCCGCGACCAGTGA
- a CDS encoding TetR/AcrR family transcriptional regulator, giving the protein MTQTTREGRGAGRRDSASMPTREALLTVAERLFLADGYDKVSVRAICAAAETNPAAVHYHFGTKEDLTIALLQSRLGPLWADPLASLDPAVTSIAQVVDVVVDPFVDLQADPAGHLHLRLLARFVFAHPTAGWTSRWFDLDPFADMLADAVPGLTAGQARRRWALAFQLILLRFGGTETLSTAAVTALTGFVTAGLTAPAP; this is encoded by the coding sequence GTGACCCAGACCACCCGCGAGGGACGCGGTGCCGGACGCCGCGATTCGGCCTCGATGCCGACTCGCGAGGCCCTGCTGACCGTCGCCGAACGGCTCTTCCTCGCCGACGGATACGACAAGGTGTCCGTCCGGGCGATCTGCGCGGCCGCCGAGACCAACCCGGCCGCGGTGCACTACCACTTCGGCACCAAGGAAGACCTCACCATCGCACTGCTGCAGTCCCGGCTCGGCCCGCTGTGGGCCGACCCGCTCGCTTCGCTCGACCCGGCCGTCACCTCGATCGCGCAGGTCGTCGACGTGGTCGTCGACCCCTTCGTCGACCTACAGGCCGACCCGGCGGGACATCTCCACCTGCGGCTGCTCGCCCGGTTCGTGTTCGCCCACCCCACCGCCGGCTGGACGTCGCGCTGGTTCGATCTCGACCCGTTCGCCGACATGCTCGCCGACGCCGTCCCCGGCCTGACCGCGGGGCAGGCGCGCCGGCGCTGGGCCCTCGCCTTCCAGCTCATCCTCCTGAGGTTCGGGGGCACCGAGACGTTGAGCACGGCCGCGGTGACAGCCCTGACCGGCTTCGTCACCGCCGGACTGACCGCGCCCGCCCCGTGA